The following proteins are encoded in a genomic region of Pikeienuella piscinae:
- the ypfJ gene encoding KPN_02809 family neutral zinc metallopeptidase, translating into MKWRGRRSSANIEDRRGRGAGGFHGGRRGVSRRGGVRVGGLGFVAIVVLGLIFGIDPSTLLGVIGGDGGGYVSAPPTNRAANKIDDTTEEFVAVVLADTEDVWGAIFTEQLGRTYAPPLLVLFSGSTQSACGGASAATGPFYCPADKRVYLDTDFFMVLEQRLGAAGDFARAYVIAHEVGHHVQNELGILPEVNRLRSGRPETEANQLSVRLELQADCLSGVWTRQADQRFSSLEGGDIEEALNAASRIGDDVLQDQAQGYAVPDSFTHGAADQRVRWFSKGFERGDLGDCDTFSAESF; encoded by the coding sequence ATGAAATGGCGGGGACGACGGTCGAGCGCCAATATCGAGGATCGGCGCGGCCGCGGCGCCGGCGGATTCCACGGCGGGCGGAGGGGCGTCTCACGACGCGGGGGCGTCAGGGTGGGCGGTCTCGGCTTTGTCGCCATCGTCGTTCTCGGCCTGATCTTCGGGATCGATCCGTCAACACTGCTTGGCGTCATTGGCGGCGATGGCGGCGGATATGTGAGCGCGCCGCCGACGAACCGCGCCGCAAACAAGATCGACGACACGACGGAGGAGTTCGTCGCCGTCGTGCTCGCCGACACCGAGGACGTCTGGGGAGCGATCTTTACCGAGCAATTGGGGCGGACCTACGCGCCGCCGCTCCTTGTTCTCTTTTCCGGAAGCACGCAATCGGCCTGTGGCGGCGCTTCGGCCGCCACCGGGCCCTTCTATTGCCCGGCGGATAAGCGCGTCTATCTCGATACTGACTTCTTCATGGTGCTGGAGCAGCGCCTTGGCGCGGCGGGCGATTTCGCCCGCGCCTATGTGATCGCGCATGAAGTCGGGCATCACGTCCAAAACGAGTTGGGAATACTGCCCGAAGTGAACCGCCTCCGTTCCGGAAGACCGGAAACCGAGGCGAATCAGCTCTCGGTTAGGCTCGAACTGCAGGCAGACTGCCTTTCCGGCGTCTGGACGCGGCAGGCGGACCAGCGCTTCTCCAGTCTCGAGGGCGGCGATATCGAGGAGGCGCTAAACGCCGCATCACGGATTGGCGACGATGTGCTGCAAGATCAGGCGCAAGGCTACGCCGTGCCCGACAGTTTCACCCATGGCGCGGCCGATCAGCGCGTCAGGTGGTTTTCCAAAGGATTCGAGCGCGGCGATCTCGGCGATTGCGATACGTTTTCAGCGGAATCGTTCTGA
- a CDS encoding phage head-tail joining protein, with amino-acid sequence MADLAQLAAWRDALMAARYRGVRTVEYDGKRVTYASDGEMAAALADLNRQIAGATNGISVVRIQSSKGL; translated from the coding sequence ATGGCTGACCTCGCCCAGCTCGCCGCCTGGCGAGACGCCCTGATGGCCGCGCGCTACCGGGGCGTCCGCACCGTCGAATATGACGGCAAGCGCGTCACCTACGCCAGCGACGGCGAGATGGCCGCGGCGCTCGCGGACCTCAACCGGCAGATCGCAGGGGCGACCAACGGCATCTCAGTCGTCCGTATCCAATCCTCGAAAGGGCTCTGA
- a CDS encoding DUF1194 domain-containing protein: protein MIRALILAAAGAVGLAAPAAAAAQDQCAVALVMAMDVSRSVSSREYDLQMNGLANAFRAPDVIDLIRAQKGGVMATVMIWGDETQQKQTTPWTLLTGGPELETFAAGIEQTHRSFGFTLTGLGAAMRFADGLLSENHTPCRRSVIDISGDGVWNDGPPPSVIWPTMARGITVNGLVILGATPDPYPYYRDEVIGGPGAFVETAADFDDYAHAIRLKLLRELSPALSMLRE from the coding sequence GTGATCCGCGCACTGATTCTCGCGGCGGCGGGCGCGGTCGGCCTGGCCGCCCCCGCCGCCGCCGCCGCGCAGGATCAGTGCGCCGTGGCTCTGGTGATGGCGATGGACGTTTCCCGCTCGGTCTCCAGCCGCGAATACGATCTGCAGATGAACGGCCTCGCCAACGCCTTTCGCGCCCCCGATGTGATCGACCTGATCCGCGCACAGAAAGGTGGGGTGATGGCGACGGTGATGATCTGGGGCGACGAGACCCAACAGAAGCAAACGACGCCCTGGACCCTGCTGACCGGCGGCCCGGAGCTGGAGACATTCGCGGCCGGGATCGAGCAAACCCATCGCTCGTTCGGCTTCACCCTCACCGGGCTCGGCGCGGCGATGAGGTTCGCGGACGGGCTCTTGAGCGAGAATCACACACCTTGCCGACGCTCGGTGATCGACATATCCGGCGACGGCGTCTGGAATGACGGGCCGCCTCCCTCGGTCATTTGGCCAACGATGGCGCGCGGGATCACGGTCAACGGGCTAGTCATTCTTGGCGCCACGCCCGACCCCTACCCGTATTACCGCGACGAAGTGATCGGCGGCCCCGGCGCCTTTGTCGAAACGGCCGCGGATTTCGACGACTACGCCCACGCGATCCGACTCAAACTCTTGCGAGAGCTTTCGCCGGCGCTCTCGATGTTGCGGGAGTGA
- a CDS encoding DUF1194 domain-containing protein: MNRGALFVAAALFAGTACACETALVLAIDVSGSVDPSEYRLQMGGLAAALRDPTVIDALVDAKAMVAVMQWSGSSRQHVAVPWTQVMDQAAAARLAHDVETAPRAFRHFSTAIGDALAASADLLGAIAAHCRRQVVDISGDGVSNEGLATMRMRDALVRGGVRINGLAIETGDDGLTAYYRREVIGGGGAFVLTARNFEDYPRAIRRKLLRELTDPVARRGPAIQRVAGGR; encoded by the coding sequence ATGAACCGGGGCGCGCTCTTCGTCGCCGCCGCGCTCTTCGCTGGAACTGCCTGCGCCTGCGAGACGGCGCTCGTACTCGCGATCGACGTCTCCGGCAGCGTCGATCCCTCCGAATACCGGTTGCAGATGGGCGGGCTCGCCGCTGCGCTCCGCGATCCCACGGTGATTGACGCGCTGGTCGACGCCAAGGCGATGGTCGCGGTGATGCAGTGGTCCGGCTCGTCGCGCCAACATGTCGCGGTTCCCTGGACTCAGGTCATGGACCAAGCGGCGGCGGCGCGTCTCGCACATGATGTCGAGACCGCCCCGCGCGCGTTCCGGCATTTCTCCACCGCGATCGGCGACGCGCTCGCCGCGTCGGCCGATCTTCTCGGCGCGATCGCCGCGCACTGCAGACGCCAGGTTGTCGATATCTCCGGGGACGGGGTGTCGAACGAAGGACTGGCGACGATGAGGATGCGCGACGCGCTGGTCCGCGGCGGCGTGCGAATCAACGGCCTGGCGATCGAGACCGGCGACGATGGGCTCACGGCGTATTACCGCCGCGAGGTGATCGGCGGCGGCGGCGCTTTCGTTCTGACGGCGCGAAATTTCGAAGACTACCCCCGCGCCATCCGCCGCAAGCTCCTCAGGGAGTTGACGGACCCGGTAGCTCGGCGCGGCCCGGCCATCCAGCGCGTCGCCGGCGGAAGATAG
- a CDS encoding phage portal protein, protein MAEKKVSVRLAAVGGRQVRAELEGVGEAGARGFGRLSREMETANARMHELDQFEDAALVKAKVAALFTGFITDPDGTAGGLSGTNTGGALTVGMEPGSLIPLPPGADIRFSNPTEHDAYAPFVKNHLRAVAAGLGLPYELVSGDLEGVTYSSIRAGLIEFRRRVEQLQHNVVVHLFCRPVWERFVRLAVLTGELPARDFDRNPDAYLGCEWLPPKFDYVDPMKGRAGRDPGDRRRAQEPVPGDLRARLRRRTGRCRDRSRPRACGGTGAEFRPVCGVATEGGRKWLIP, encoded by the coding sequence ATGGCTGAGAAGAAAGTCAGCGTCCGCCTTGCTGCGGTGGGCGGACGGCAGGTGCGCGCCGAGCTGGAGGGTGTTGGCGAGGCTGGAGCCCGAGGTTTCGGACGGTTGTCGCGTGAGATGGAGACTGCGAATGCGCGGATGCACGAGCTCGACCAGTTCGAGGACGCCGCGCTGGTCAAGGCCAAGGTCGCAGCGCTGTTCACCGGGTTCATCACCGATCCCGATGGGACGGCAGGCGGGCTCTCGGGCACCAACACCGGCGGCGCGCTGACCGTGGGCATGGAGCCTGGCAGCCTGATCCCGCTGCCGCCCGGCGCCGACATCCGCTTCTCGAACCCGACCGAGCACGACGCCTACGCGCCCTTCGTGAAGAACCACCTCCGCGCCGTCGCGGCCGGGCTGGGCCTGCCCTACGAACTGGTCTCGGGCGATCTCGAAGGCGTCACCTATTCCTCCATCCGCGCCGGGCTTATCGAGTTCCGCCGCCGGGTCGAGCAGCTGCAACACAACGTGGTGGTGCATCTGTTCTGCCGTCCGGTCTGGGAGCGGTTCGTTCGGCTCGCGGTGCTGACCGGCGAACTTCCCGCGCGGGACTTTGACCGCAACCCGGACGCCTACCTGGGCTGTGAATGGCTGCCGCCGAAGTTCGACTACGTCGATCCGATGAAAGGACGTGCAGGCCGAGATCCTGGCGATCGGCGCCGGGCTCAAGAGCCGGTCCCAGGCGATCTCCGAGCGCGGCTACGACGCCGAACAGGTCGATGCCGAGATCGCAGCCGACCGCGAGCGTGCGGAGGAACTGGGGCTGAGTTTCGACCAGTCTGTGGCGTCGCAACAGAAGGAGGCCGGAAATGGCTGATACCGTAG
- a CDS encoding flavin-containing monooxygenase — MQDKAAIIGGGPAGLAMGRALKAFGIGFEIIEQNADFGGLWNRDWPLSPVYDSAHFISSRTMSGFDGFPMPEDWPDYPRHDQILAYTRDFARAHGLYEHARFGVAVAAARPTADGWDVETADGERRAYRWLICANGATWDAKTPAIPGAFDGRIRHARDYNSADDLAGRRVLIVGCGNSGADIACDAAQRATHAGLSLRRGYWFIPKHFNGLPTDVYAARQPNVPLWLRQKVLKRRLRKQIGDLARLGLPEPDHELLETHPLMNDQILHHLRHGDVAIYPDIDRLEGREVVFKDGARAAFDEIILATGYDWSAPFLAPDVNPFDGGRAELPLCVFSPERDDLFFISFIKAAGSSITLFGEMAWIIARALRAAAAGGAEHAKLRAEVARNDYDLLKGLRTVASSRHEAYVNRDAYAAALLRLRRRMSWPKTESADA, encoded by the coding sequence ATGCAGGATAAAGCCGCGATCATCGGCGGCGGCCCCGCCGGGCTCGCCATGGGTCGGGCGTTGAAAGCCTTCGGCATCGGTTTCGAGATCATCGAACAGAACGCGGATTTCGGCGGGCTCTGGAATCGCGACTGGCCGCTCTCGCCGGTCTATGACAGCGCGCACTTCATCTCGTCGCGGACGATGTCGGGTTTCGACGGTTTCCCTATGCCGGAGGACTGGCCGGATTATCCGCGCCACGACCAGATCCTCGCCTATACTCGCGATTTCGCGCGCGCGCATGGTCTCTACGAGCATGCGCGGTTCGGCGTCGCCGTCGCAGCCGCCCGCCCTACCGCCGATGGCTGGGACGTGGAGACCGCGGATGGCGAGCGGCGCGCCTATCGCTGGCTGATCTGCGCCAACGGCGCGACATGGGATGCGAAGACGCCCGCGATCCCCGGCGCGTTCGACGGCCGCATTCGCCACGCGCGCGACTATAATAGTGCGGACGACTTGGCCGGGCGGCGGGTCCTGATCGTCGGGTGCGGCAATTCAGGGGCCGACATCGCCTGCGACGCGGCGCAGCGCGCGACGCATGCCGGTCTCAGCCTCCGGCGCGGCTACTGGTTCATTCCGAAGCATTTCAACGGCCTCCCCACCGATGTCTACGCCGCACGCCAACCGAATGTTCCGCTCTGGCTGCGCCAGAAGGTATTGAAGCGGCGGCTCCGGAAACAGATCGGCGACTTGGCGCGGCTCGGTCTGCCGGAGCCCGATCACGAGCTTCTGGAGACGCATCCGCTGATGAACGACCAGATCCTGCACCACCTCCGCCATGGCGACGTCGCCATATATCCGGATATCGACCGGCTTGAGGGACGCGAGGTTGTCTTCAAAGACGGCGCGCGAGCCGCGTTCGACGAGATCATCCTCGCCACCGGCTATGACTGGTCCGCGCCCTTTCTCGCTCCCGACGTCAATCCGTTTGACGGCGGACGGGCGGAGCTGCCGCTTTGCGTCTTCTCGCCGGAGCGCGACGACCTCTTCTTCATCAGCTTCATCAAGGCGGCCGGCTCCTCGATCACGCTTTTCGGCGAGATGGCCTGGATCATCGCCCGCGCGCTCCGCGCAGCGGCGGCTGGCGGCGCCGAGCATGCGAAACTGCGCGCGGAAGTGGCGCGAAACGACTATGATCTTCTGAAAGGGCTGAGGACGGTCGCCAGCTCGCGGCACGAGGCCTATGTGAACCGGGACGCCTATGCGGCGGCGCTTCTTAGGCTTCGCCGCCGGATGAGTTGGCCGAAGACCGAATCAGCAGACGCATGA
- a CDS encoding SspB family protein produces MRDEGLNYGQMMERALRGVMAEALAEVAAKGLPGDHHFYITFASTHGAARLPDWLREKYPDQITIVIQHEYDGLEVEPEGFRVRLSFSNRMADLYVPFDAVLTFVDPSVEFGLKFDATEIEPPDETEVEVEADPAPNSSADVVSLDKFRKP; encoded by the coding sequence ATGCGCGACGAGGGATTGAACTACGGTCAGATGATGGAGCGCGCGCTTCGCGGCGTGATGGCGGAGGCGTTGGCCGAAGTCGCCGCCAAGGGCCTGCCGGGCGATCATCATTTCTACATCACCTTCGCCTCCACCCACGGCGCCGCGAGGCTGCCGGACTGGCTCCGCGAGAAGTATCCGGACCAGATCACGATCGTCATACAGCATGAATATGACGGGCTGGAGGTGGAGCCGGAAGGCTTCCGGGTACGGCTGAGCTTCTCGAACCGGATGGCTGATCTTTATGTGCCGTTCGACGCGGTGCTGACTTTCGTCGATCCCTCCGTGGAGTTTGGTCTCAAGTTCGACGCGACCGAGATCGAACCCCCCGATGAAACAGAGGTTGAGGTGGAGGCCGACCCGGCGCCGAATAGCTCGGCCGACGTCGTCAGCCTCGACAAGTTCCGCAAGCCCTGA
- a CDS encoding DUF1810 domain-containing protein — protein MARDDGGAWLMVDFDDLPDDEDDIDLERFEAQQDEPFQGDKRRSIYQQAVAELREGRKRSHWMWFVFPQCDGVPEYHGEKPSEMTLWFGVAGLAEATAYLEHETLGVRLRECFRICVESGERDATAIFGPVDAAKFRASATLFSRVEAADPIFTAALETFFDGRPCQATMALTGEAGGNR, from the coding sequence ATGGCGCGAGATGATGGCGGCGCTTGGTTGATGGTGGATTTCGACGACCTGCCGGACGACGAGGACGACATAGATCTCGAAAGATTCGAGGCGCAGCAGGACGAACCCTTTCAGGGCGACAAGCGGCGTTCGATCTATCAACAGGCCGTGGCGGAGCTGCGCGAGGGCCGGAAACGCAGTCACTGGATGTGGTTCGTCTTTCCGCAATGTGACGGGGTACCGGAATATCACGGTGAAAAGCCGTCAGAGATGACGCTATGGTTCGGCGTCGCCGGGCTCGCGGAGGCGACGGCGTATCTGGAGCACGAAACTCTCGGCGTGCGCCTCCGAGAGTGTTTCCGGATCTGCGTCGAGAGCGGAGAGCGCGACGCCACAGCGATCTTCGGCCCGGTCGACGCGGCCAAGTTCCGCGCCTCGGCGACGCTCTTCTCGCGAGTCGAGGCGGCCGACCCCATCTTCACCGCCGCACTGGAAACGTTCTTCGACGGGCGGCCATGCCAGGCGACCATGGCGCTGACAGGCGAAGCCGGGGGGAATCGCTGA
- a CDS encoding VOC family protein, whose product MKIRYLHTMVRVTDIDESKRFYCDLLGLEEVRRIESEAGKFTNVFLAAPGQPEAQLELTFNWDSDETYGEGRNFGHLAYEVDDVYAMCQKLMDAGVTINRPPRDGRMAFVRSPDGVSIELLNAGGAQEKKEPWASMENTGHW is encoded by the coding sequence ATGAAGATCAGGTATCTCCACACAATGGTCCGGGTGACGGACATCGACGAATCGAAACGCTTCTACTGCGATCTCCTCGGCCTCGAGGAGGTGCGCCGCATCGAGAGCGAGGCCGGCAAGTTCACCAATGTGTTTCTCGCCGCGCCGGGTCAGCCGGAGGCGCAGCTGGAACTCACCTTCAACTGGGATAGCGACGAGACCTATGGCGAGGGCCGGAATTTCGGCCATCTCGCCTATGAGGTCGATGACGTCTACGCGATGTGCCAGAAGCTGATGGACGCTGGTGTGACCATCAACCGGCCGCCGCGCGACGGGCGCATGGCCTTTGTCCGCTCGCCCGACGGCGTGTCGATCGAGCTTCTGAACGCCGGCGGCGCGCAGGAAAAGAAAGAACCCTGGGCGAGCATGGAAAACACCGGCCACTGGTGA
- the fumC gene encoding class II fumarate hydratase, with the protein MSATRTETDSFGPLEVQADRYWGAQTQRSLMNFPIGWERQPIAIVRALGVIKQACAEVNMELGNLDPKLGDAIVKAASEVVAGELDDHFPLVVWQTGSGTQSNMNANEVISNRAIEILGGVIGSKDPVHPNDHVNRSQSSNDTFPTAMHIAAAVTASSVLIPGLKKLHAALKEKAEAFSDIIKIGRTHTQDATPMTLGQEFGGYAFQVEQGIRRVEGALHNLYALAQGGTAVGTGLNTKPGFDKKVAATIAKITGLPFVTAPNKFEALAAHDAIVEASGAVKTVAASLFKIANDIRFLGSGPRCGLGELILPENEPGSSIMPGKVNPTQCEALTQVCAHVMGNDAAIGFAGSQGHFELNVYKPMMAYNLLQAMQLLGDSAVAFTDNCVAGIRANEDRISKLMWESLMLVTALAPEIGYDNATKVAKTAHKNGTTLKEEAIALGFVDAETFDRVVRPEEMLGPKA; encoded by the coding sequence ATGTCCGCCACCCGTACAGAAACCGACAGCTTCGGGCCGCTGGAGGTTCAGGCCGACCGCTACTGGGGCGCGCAGACCCAGCGCAGCCTGATGAACTTCCCGATCGGATGGGAGCGCCAGCCGATCGCCATCGTCCGCGCGCTCGGCGTCATCAAGCAAGCCTGCGCCGAGGTGAACATGGAGCTCGGCAATCTCGACCCGAAGCTCGGCGACGCCATCGTCAAGGCGGCGTCCGAGGTCGTCGCCGGCGAACTTGACGATCACTTCCCGTTGGTCGTCTGGCAGACCGGCTCCGGCACGCAGTCCAACATGAACGCGAACGAGGTGATCTCGAATCGCGCCATCGAGATTCTCGGCGGCGTCATCGGCTCCAAGGACCCGGTGCATCCGAACGACCATGTGAACCGCTCGCAAAGCTCGAACGACACCTTTCCGACCGCGATGCACATCGCCGCCGCCGTCACCGCGTCCTCGGTCCTGATTCCGGGGCTGAAAAAGCTTCACGCGGCGCTGAAGGAGAAGGCGGAGGCGTTTTCCGACATCATAAAGATCGGGCGCACCCACACCCAGGATGCGACGCCGATGACGCTCGGTCAGGAATTCGGCGGCTACGCCTTCCAGGTCGAGCAGGGGATCAGACGGGTCGAGGGCGCTTTACACAATCTCTACGCGCTGGCGCAGGGCGGCACCGCGGTCGGCACCGGGCTCAACACGAAGCCGGGGTTCGACAAGAAGGTCGCCGCGACGATAGCGAAGATCACCGGCCTTCCGTTCGTCACCGCGCCGAACAAGTTCGAGGCGCTTGCGGCGCATGACGCTATCGTCGAGGCTTCAGGTGCGGTGAAGACCGTCGCCGCCTCGCTCTTCAAGATCGCCAACGATATCCGTTTCCTCGGCTCCGGCCCGCGTTGCGGGCTCGGCGAATTGATTCTACCGGAGAACGAGCCTGGCTCCTCGATCATGCCCGGGAAGGTCAACCCGACGCAGTGCGAAGCGCTCACCCAAGTCTGCGCGCATGTCATGGGCAATGACGCCGCGATCGGTTTCGCCGGCTCGCAGGGCCATTTCGAGCTTAACGTCTATAAGCCGATGATGGCGTACAACCTTCTGCAGGCGATGCAGCTTCTCGGCGATTCCGCCGTCGCCTTCACCGACAATTGCGTCGCCGGCATCCGTGCGAATGAAGACCGCATCTCCAAACTGATGTGGGAGAGCCTGATGCTGGTCACGGCGCTCGCTCCCGAAATCGGCTATGACAACGCCACCAAGGTCGCCAAGACCGCGCACAAGAACGGCACGACGCTGAAGGAAGAAGCGATCGCCCTCGGCTTCGTCGACGCGGAAACATTCGACCGCGTGGTGCGGCCGGAGGAGATGCTCGGCCCGAAGGCCTGA
- a CDS encoding DUF7697 family protein — MIGWDLTAALALANALGMSPVAAAELLPVIEAAMVAKLNEQMERHDG; from the coding sequence GTGATCGGCTGGGATCTGACCGCCGCCCTTGCGCTCGCCAATGCGCTGGGCATGTCACCGGTTGCCGCAGCCGAACTGCTGCCGGTCATCGAGGCGGCGATGGTGGCAAAGCTCAACGAACAGATGGAACGTCACGATGGCTGA
- a CDS encoding prohead protease/major capsid protein fusion protein, with the protein MADTVELHTRRATLRPQTVNVEERNVEVVWSTGAPVRRRDMAGPYIERLSLAPEAVDLSRLEGASVLDAHRQTAVRDVLGTVRSAAVDGKRGTALIQFSARPEVEPIWQDVLAGILRHVSVGYSVEEWSESTENGARVLTAERWTPHEISLVPTPADPGAHIRMETEMTETTTREAADTAPTTEARAEIRSIARIAGLDQSWIDSQIDAGADPDTARRAAFEALAKRSAPAIRTEQVRVEMGESHDDPAVRARQMGEALYARINPRHELSEPARRYAYATPVDMAKELLTLRGESTMALSPASLVTRALHTTSDFPIILGDTVSRVLRDAYQAAPSGIRRLGRQTMARDFRSVNKIMLGEAPLLEKLNEHGEIKAGTMAEAREAYKVETWARKIGITRQVLVNDDLGAFADLARRMGQAAAETEARILVTLLEAGNGNGPTMSDGKTLFHADHGNKAAAGAAISDATLSAARLALRTQKGIEDRTIRVTPKNLLVPPALETDAEKWLASIAPATAADVNPFSGSLSLVVEPRLTSPTRWYVTADPGEIDGLEFASLSGAEGPQVESRSGWDVDGVEIRVILDFGAGFIDHRGWFMNAGA; encoded by the coding sequence ATGGCTGATACCGTAGAACTGCACACCCGCCGGGCGACGCTCCGACCACAGACGGTCAACGTTGAAGAACGCAACGTTGAAGTCGTCTGGTCCACGGGCGCGCCCGTGCGCCGCCGCGACATGGCAGGGCCATACATCGAACGGCTGAGCCTCGCGCCCGAGGCCGTGGACCTGTCGCGCCTTGAAGGGGCCAGCGTCCTCGACGCACACCGTCAGACCGCGGTGCGCGACGTGCTGGGCACGGTCCGCAGCGCCGCCGTCGATGGCAAGCGCGGCACGGCGCTCATCCAGTTCTCGGCCCGACCCGAGGTGGAGCCGATCTGGCAGGACGTGCTGGCAGGCATCCTGCGGCATGTCTCGGTCGGCTACTCGGTCGAGGAATGGTCCGAGTCGACCGAGAACGGCGCGCGCGTGCTGACAGCCGAGCGCTGGACGCCCCACGAGATTTCCCTGGTGCCGACGCCGGCCGACCCCGGCGCCCACATTCGCATGGAGACAGAGATGACCGAGACAACCACCCGAGAGGCCGCCGACACGGCGCCGACCACCGAGGCCCGCGCCGAGATCCGCTCCATCGCCCGCATCGCCGGGCTCGACCAGTCCTGGATCGACAGCCAGATCGACGCCGGGGCCGATCCCGACACCGCCCGCCGCGCGGCCTTCGAGGCGCTGGCCAAGCGCTCCGCGCCCGCGATCCGCACCGAACAGGTCCGCGTCGAGATGGGCGAGAGCCATGACGACCCTGCAGTCCGCGCCCGCCAGATGGGCGAGGCGCTCTATGCCCGTATCAACCCGCGCCACGAACTGAGCGAGCCTGCCCGCCGCTATGCCTACGCTACGCCCGTGGACATGGCGAAGGAGCTGCTGACACTGCGCGGCGAATCCACCATGGCCCTGTCGCCCGCGAGCCTCGTGACCCGCGCGCTGCACACGACGTCCGACTTCCCCATCATCCTCGGGGACACGGTGAGCCGCGTGCTGCGCGACGCCTACCAGGCGGCGCCCTCGGGCATCCGCCGCCTCGGCCGCCAAACGATGGCGCGGGACTTCCGCTCGGTGAACAAGATCATGCTGGGCGAGGCGCCGCTGCTGGAGAAGCTCAACGAGCATGGCGAGATCAAGGCCGGGACGATGGCCGAGGCGCGTGAGGCATACAAGGTCGAGACCTGGGCGCGCAAGATCGGCATCACCCGGCAGGTGCTGGTGAACGACGACCTCGGCGCCTTCGCGGACCTCGCCCGCCGGATGGGCCAGGCCGCCGCCGAGACCGAGGCACGGATCCTCGTCACCCTGCTGGAGGCGGGAAACGGCAATGGACCTACGATGTCGGACGGCAAGACCTTGTTCCACGCCGACCACGGCAACAAGGCCGCGGCCGGGGCTGCGATTTCCGACGCGACGCTGTCGGCTGCACGGCTGGCGCTGCGCACCCAGAAGGGCATCGAGGACCGCACGATCCGGGTGACGCCGAAGAACCTGCTGGTACCACCCGCGCTGGAAACCGATGCCGAGAAGTGGCTGGCCTCCATCGCGCCTGCGACTGCTGCGGATGTGAACCCGTTTTCCGGGTCGCTCTCGCTGGTGGTCGAGCCGCGTCTGACCTCGCCTACGCGCTGGTATGTCACTGCCGACCCCGGCGAGATCGACGGGCTTGAATTCGCCTCTCTCTCGGGCGCCGAGGGCCCGCAAGTCGAGAGCCGCTCGGGCTGGGACGTGGACGGGGTGGAGATCCGGGTGATCCTCGATTTCGGTGCCGGGTTCATCGACCATCGCGGCTGGTTCATGAACGCCGGGGCATGA
- the thyX gene encoding FAD-dependent thymidylate synthase, protein MPLTPEQQAEIEHSRSETRQTRRVVAEGLETRLYEAVHCLDHGFVRVVDYMGDDSAIVQAARVSYGAGTKQARDDRGLIRYLMRHRHSTPFEMCEIKLHVKLPIFVARQWIRHRTANVNEYSARYSVMDREFYIPAPEHLAAQATSNRQGRGATLEGEEAAEVLRLLRDDATLTYDHYQQMLNQTFAGETIDETRAGLARELARMNLTANVYTQWYWKVDLHNLFHFLSLRADAHAQYEIRVYAEAICEMAKAWVPAAYEAFEDYRLGGAQFSRAGLDAVRRMLKGEEMDAEKAGMSPAEWREMMAALG, encoded by the coding sequence ATGCCGCTCACGCCCGAACAACAGGCCGAAATCGAGCATTCCCGATCGGAGACGCGCCAGACGCGGCGCGTGGTGGCGGAAGGGCTGGAGACGCGACTCTACGAGGCGGTTCACTGTCTCGATCATGGCTTCGTTCGGGTGGTCGACTATATGGGCGACGATTCGGCCATCGTGCAGGCGGCGCGGGTTTCTTATGGCGCCGGCACGAAACAGGCGCGCGACGACCGCGGCCTCATTCGCTATCTCATGCGCCACCGCCATTCGACGCCGTTCGAGATGTGCGAGATCAAGCTGCATGTGAAGCTGCCGATCTTCGTCGCTCGCCAGTGGATCCGGCACCGGACGGCGAACGTGAACGAATACTCCGCGCGCTACTCGGTGATGGACCGGGAATTCTATATCCCCGCTCCCGAGCATCTTGCGGCGCAGGCGACCAGCAACCGTCAGGGCCGCGGCGCGACGCTCGAAGGCGAGGAGGCGGCGGAGGTGTTGCGGCTTCTGCGCGATGATGCGACGCTGACCTATGATCACTACCAGCAGATGCTGAACCAGACCTTTGCTGGCGAGACCATTGACGAGACCCGCGCAGGCCTGGCGCGGGAGTTGGCGCGGATGAACCTGACGGCGAACGTCTATACCCAATGGTACTGGAAGGTGGATCTCCACAACCTCTTCCATTTCCTTTCGCTCCGCGCCGACGCGCATGCGCAATACGAGATTCGCGTCTATGCCGAGGCGATCTGCGAAATGGCGAAGGCGTGGGTGCCGGCGGCCTATGAGGCGTTCGAGGATTACCGTCTCGGCGGCGCGCAGTTCTCGCGCGCCGGGCTCGACGCGGTCCGGCGAATGCTGAAGGGGGAAGAGATGGATGCGGAGAAAGCGGGCATGAGCCCGGCGGAATGGCGCGAGATGATGGCGGCGCTTGGTTGA